From Gottschalkiaceae bacterium SANA:
TCATCGATATCTTTCAAGGCGTCGTCTCCGACGTTTGGAATATCTCGTGTAATTTCTTCTGGTCCCAACTTCGTATCTCGAGACTCACAAGAATACTCTTCGATATGAACCGATGTCAATACATCATTTTTTACAAGTCTTTCATTCAGAAGAATGGCATCCTCGTAGTTATAACCTTCCCAAGTCATAAAGCCAATCAAAAGGTTCTTGCCAAGTCCCAACTCACCCATGTCGGTGGATGGACCATCGGCCAAAACAGTTCCCTTGACCACAACTTCCCCAACGTGAACAATTGGACGTTGGTTCATGCAAGTTCCCTGATTCGATCGTTTAAACTTAGTCAGCTTGTATACGTCTACTGCGCCGTCCACGTCTCGTCGAACAATAATGCGATTTGCATCAACGCGTTCAACAACACCCGCTTTCTTGGCAATCTTTACAACACCAGAGTCAAATGCTGCTTTATGCTCCATACCTGTGCCGATTACCGGCGCTTCTGTTACCAAAAGAGGTACAGCCTGACGCTGCATGTTGGCACCCATCAAGGCACGGTTGGCATCATCATTTTCCAGGAATGGAATCATGGCCGTCGCCACAGAAACAACCTGGCGAGGAGAAACGTCCATATAGTCCACTTCATGCTTATCAACTGCATCAAATGCACCGTTAATCGCACGGACAGATACTTTCTTGTTGAGGAAGATACCATTTTCGTCCAAAGGCTCGTTAGCCTGAGCGATAATAAATCGATCTTCCACATCAGCGGTCAAGTAATCAATTTCACCCGTCAATGAGCCTTTTGATTTATCAACACGACGATATGGTGTCTCAACAAAACCATATTCATTGATCTGTGCATAGGTTGCTAGTGAAGAGATCAAACCGATATTCGGTCCCTCTGGGGATTCGATCGGACACATCCGCCCATAATGGGAGTGATGGACATCACGAACCTCAAAGCCCGCTCGGTCTCTAGACAGTCCGCCTGGACCCAATGCAGACATACGTCGCTTGTTGGTTAACTCAGCCAGCGGATTGTTTTGATCCATAAATTGAGACAACTGCGAGCTACCAAAGAATTCTTTGATCGCTGCGCTGACAGGACGAATGTTGATCAAGGCTTGAGGATCCATTCCCTCGCCGTCTTGAATCGTCATACGTTCTTTCACGACACGTTCCATTCGAGACAAGCCAATACGGAATTGATTCTGCAAAAGCTCACCAACTGAACGGACACGACGATTGCCCAAATGGTCAATATCATCTTTATTTCCAATGCCGTCAAATAAGTTGAATTCATAGTTGATTGTGGATAAAATATCCCCAATTGTAATTTGACGAGGAGAAAGTTTTCGAATATTCATTCGAACCAATTCCTTTAATTCTTCCTCATCCTGCGCCTGCTCCATCAATTCCTTCATTGCTGGATAGTAAAGTCTTTCCCGCAATCCGAATTCTCCGAAATCAAATGAAACATCAAATGCTGATGGATCAACAAATTGATTGCCAATCACCTTAACGATCCGATCTTCAATTTTCACATGGACCGTGTGAATACCAGCTGCTTCAATTGCTTCTGCCTGCGCCATTGAAACAATGTCACCTTCTTCAATCAGGATTTCACCTGTATTGGAGTCTGCAAGAGTTTCGGCCATTTTTAAGCCGATAATCCGAGTTGACAAAGCCAATTTTTTATTAAATTTATAGCGTCCTACCTTTGCCAAGTCATATCGTCTGAATTCAAAGAATAATGAATTGATCAAAGACTTCGCACTTTCCACTGTTGGCGGTTCACCCGGTCTAAGCCGCTTGTAAACTTCCAACAATCCTTCCTCTTCAGTAGAGGTTGTGTCCTTCTCGAGTGTTTTTAACAATTGCTCTGATTCGCCCAACAGATCAATGATTTCTTGATCAGTTCCAAATCCAAACATACGCAAAATTACCGTGATTGGCAATTTTCTTGTGCGGTCTACGCGAGCATAGACAATACCATTCGCATCAGTTTCATATTCCAACCATGCGCCACGATTTGGTATCACTGTTGATGAAAACAATGATTTACCTGTTCGCTCTTCCAAGGTAGCTGAATAGTAAACCCCTGGCGATCGAACCAATTGACTAACAATAACACGTTCCGCACCATTGATGATAAACGTTCCGTTTTCTGTCATCAATGGGAATTCACCCATATAAACAGTCCGCTCACGCACTTCTCCGGTTTCCCGTTTCACCAATTGCACCTTGGCATTCAAAGATGTGGAATAGGTCGCATCTCTTTCCTTCGCTTCTTCCACCGAATACTTTGGTTCCGGCGCTAGTTCAAATCCTGTAAACTCAAGTACCAAATCCCCTGTGTAATCCTCGATCGGCGAGATATCATTGAAGGCCTCTTGTAACCCTTCCGTCACGAACCAATTATAGGATCGCTTCTGGATTTCGATTAAATTCGGCATCTCAATAACATCGTCAATCTTTGCGAAACTCATCCGTTCCCGCTTGCCATACTTCACAGGATGCATCATCGACTTCACCCCTTTTTTGATCTATAAACCATTGACTTTCACTGCTTTTTTTCAAAAAAATAAACCGCGATAAGTCATTCCTTACGCAGTTTATAATGCTATCATAGCCGAACCATTTTGTCAAACCATAATGAAGAAAAAAAGCGAAGCTTTACGCTTCGCTTAATCCTACTTAATTTCTGCAGAACCGCCTGCAGCTTCGATTGCTTCTTTCAATTTTTCTGCTTCAGCTTTTGGCAAAGCTTCTTTTACTGGTGCAGGAGCGCCATCAACCAATGCTTTTGCTTCTTTAAGACCCAAACCAGTTGCTTCACGAACTGCTTTGATTACTTTGATTTTACCAGATCCAGCACTAGTCAAGATAACGTCAAATTCTGTTTTCTCTTCTACTGCCGCGCCTGCTGCCGCGCCCGCTGCCATCATCATTGGTGCAGATGCAGTTACGTCGAATTCTTCTTCCAAAGCCTTCACTAGATCGTTTAGTTCCAATACAGATAATTCTTTTACTTCATCAATAAACTTTTGAATTTTTTCACTCATTGTAATATCCTCCGTTTTTAAATTATTCAGCGTCTTGCGCTACTTCTGTTTCCACTGGAGCTGCCTCAACTGGCGCTTCTCCACCCTCTTCTTGCTTTTCGGCAATTGCTTTTGCAACTCGTGCCAATTTTGAAATTGGTGAATTCAATGCAATAACCAAACGAGTAAGAAGAATCTCTTTCGTTGGTAAGTTGGCAATTTCAGTGATTTTCTCAAGTCCCATCACTTCACCAGCCACAACACCTGCTTTCAATTCCAAAGCCTTGTGCTTCTCAGCAAATTCCTTGGTAATGCGGGCAGCCGTTACTTCGTCTGCACAGAATGCAACGCCGTTTGGTCCTTTTAGGAACTCAGACATGCCTTCAAATCCTGCAGCTGCAAATGCAAAGCGCATCATGTTGTTTTTGTACACCTTGTATTCAATCCCAGCCTCACGGTAATTGTTTCGTAATTCCGTTACTTCTTCGACATTCAATCCGCGGTAATTAACCAAAACAACAGAAGTTGCTGCTTCGATTTTTGTTTGGATCTCTTGTACTTTCGCCTTTTTTTGTTCTAAAACTGTAGTTGAACTCATAAAGGTTTCCACCTCCTTGTCGTGTATTTTCATTCCATCAAAAAAGCCTTCCCCGCAGTCGCGAGAAAGGCTGAATGTGCATCGTTAGACGCTCAACAACATCCTCGGCAGGATTCTTATCACCCAATGGGCCCCTGCTATCTGCGGAAAAATGTGAACCAAGTGATACTATATCACATTGGTTATTGATTTGTCAAAATTATAGTTCCATCAATTTTGCGCCGTTCAATCGAACCGATGGTCCCATTGTACTTGTCAACGCAACACTTCGTAGGTAACGACCTTTTGCAGCAGACGGACGCGCTTTTACAATCGCTCTCATCATCGCTTCAAAGTTTGCCGTGATCTTCTCTTCGCCGAAAGAAGCTCGTCCCACTGGAACGTGAATGATATTTGTTTTGTCAACTCGGTACTCAACCTTACCAGCTTTGATCTCATTGATCGCTTTGGCAACATCGAAAGTAACCGTGCCTGACTTTGGATTCGGCATTAAACCTTTTGGTCCCAATACTCGACCCAAACGGCCAACAACACCCATCATATCTGGAGTTGCAATTACCGCGTCAAATTCAAACCAGTTTTCTTTTTGGATTTTCTCCATGTACTCTTCAGCACCGAAAAAATCTGCGCCGGCTTCTTCAGCCTCTTTTAGTTTATCGCCTTTTGCGAAAACCAAAACGCGCTTTGTTTTGCCCGTTCCGTGAGGAAGAACCATCGCACCACGGACTTGTTGATCCGCGTGTCGAGAGTCAACACCCAATTTTACATGAAGTTCAATGGTTTCATCAAATTTCGCTTTCGCGTTTTGAAGTACCAATTGAATCGCTTCAGCAGTATCGTATTGCTTTGTGTTATCGATTGCTTTTACAGCATCTGCATAACGTTTACCTTTTTTTGCCATTCTAATTTCCTCCTTCGTGGTGTTAGCGGTTTAAGACCTCCCACAGGTTTCCTAGTCTTCTACAACAATTCCCATACTTCTCGCAGTACCTGCGATCATACGCATTGCAGCTTCGATAGACGCAGCGTTTAGGTCTGGCATTTTCAATTCCGCGATTTCGCGAACTTGTGCCGAGCTAACCGTTGCAACCTTAGTCTTGTTTGGTTCACCTGAACCAGACTCAATGCCTGCAGCTTTCTTTAGAAGAACAGCCGCTGGTGGTGTTTTTGTGATGAAAGAAAATGATCGATCTGCGAAGACCGTTAAAACAACTGGTATAATTAATCCTGCTTGATCTGCTGTTTTTGCGTTGAATTCTTTACAGAATCCCATGATGTTAACACCATGTGGACCCAACGCTGTACCAACAGGCGGTGCAGGAGTTGCTTTTCCAGCTGGAATTTGTAGTTTTACAATTGCTTGTACTTTTTTAGCCATGTTGCACCTCCTCGTTACTTATAGTTTTTCGACTTGACTAAATGTCAATTCTGTTAAAGTTTCTCGACCAAACATTGAAATATAGACTTTTACCTTCTGTTGGTCATTGTTGATACTCTCGACAGCACCCATAAAATTCTCGAATGGACCCGACATGACCTTGACTTGATCGCCCACAACAAAATCCACCGATACGACTTCTTGAAGTCCCATTCGGCGCATCTCTTCATCTGTCAACGGAATCGGTTTTGATCCCGGGCCAACAAATCCAGTTACACCGGCCGTATTGCGCACAATGTACCATGTCTTATCATTCATAATCATCTTAACGAGCACATAGCCAGGAAACTTTTTGCGTTCCTTAACCACGCGCTTGCCGTCTTTAACTTCAACAACTTCTTCCATCGGCACGCTGACCTCTTCTAGCTGGTCTTCCATGCCTCGGTTTTCAACCATTTTTTCAATGTTTTTTTTCACCTTATTCTCGTGACCAGAATAAGTATGAACGACATACCATTTTCCAGTGCTTTCAGTCATCTTCATCAACCTTCCCTACGTTTGGTTAGGCACCGATTATCAGTGAAA
This genomic window contains:
- the rplK gene encoding 50S ribosomal protein L11, with amino-acid sequence MAKKVQAIVKLQIPAGKATPAPPVGTALGPHGVNIMGFCKEFNAKTADQAGLIIPVVLTVFADRSFSFITKTPPAAVLLKKAAGIESGSGEPNKTKVATVSSAQVREIAELKMPDLNAASIEAAMRMIAGTARSMGIVVED
- the nusG gene encoding transcription termination/antitermination protein NusG; the encoded protein is MTESTGKWYVVHTYSGHENKVKKNIEKMVENRGMEDQLEEVSVPMEEVVEVKDGKRVVKERKKFPGYVLVKMIMNDKTWYIVRNTAGVTGFVGPGSKPIPLTDEEMRRMGLQEVVSVDFVVGDQVKVMSGPFENFMGAVESINNDQQKVKVYISMFGRETLTELTFSQVEKL
- the rplJ gene encoding 50S ribosomal protein L10; amino-acid sequence: MSSTTVLEQKKAKVQEIQTKIEAATSVVLVNYRGLNVEEVTELRNNYREAGIEYKVYKNNMMRFAFAAAGFEGMSEFLKGPNGVAFCADEVTAARITKEFAEKHKALELKAGVVAGEVMGLEKITEIANLPTKEILLTRLVIALNSPISKLARVAKAIAEKQEEGGEAPVEAAPVETEVAQDAE
- the rpoB gene encoding DNA-directed RNA polymerase subunit beta — protein: MMHPVKYGKRERMSFAKIDDVIEMPNLIEIQKRSYNWFVTEGLQEAFNDISPIEDYTGDLVLEFTGFELAPEPKYSVEEAKERDATYSTSLNAKVQLVKRETGEVRERTVYMGEFPLMTENGTFIINGAERVIVSQLVRSPGVYYSATLEERTGKSLFSSTVIPNRGAWLEYETDANGIVYARVDRTRKLPITVILRMFGFGTDQEIIDLLGESEQLLKTLEKDTTSTEEEGLLEVYKRLRPGEPPTVESAKSLINSLFFEFRRYDLAKVGRYKFNKKLALSTRIIGLKMAETLADSNTGEILIEEGDIVSMAQAEAIEAAGIHTVHVKIEDRIVKVIGNQFVDPSAFDVSFDFGEFGLRERLYYPAMKELMEQAQDEEELKELVRMNIRKLSPRQITIGDILSTINYEFNLFDGIGNKDDIDHLGNRRVRSVGELLQNQFRIGLSRMERVVKERMTIQDGEGMDPQALINIRPVSAAIKEFFGSSQLSQFMDQNNPLAELTNKRRMSALGPGGLSRDRAGFEVRDVHHSHYGRMCPIESPEGPNIGLISSLATYAQINEYGFVETPYRRVDKSKGSLTGEIDYLTADVEDRFIIAQANEPLDENGIFLNKKVSVRAINGAFDAVDKHEVDYMDVSPRQVVSVATAMIPFLENDDANRALMGANMQRQAVPLLVTEAPVIGTGMEHKAAFDSGVVKIAKKAGVVERVDANRIIVRRDVDGAVDVYKLTKFKRSNQGTCMNQRPIVHVGEVVVKGTVLADGPSTDMGELGLGKNLLIGFMTWEGYNYEDAILLNERLVKNDVLTSVHIEEYSCESRDTKLGPEEITRDIPNVGDDALKDIDERGIIRIGAEVFPGDILVGKVTPKGETELTAEERLLRAIFGEKAREVRDTSLRVPHGEEGIIVDVQVFTRKNGDEMGAGINETVRVYIATKRKIQVGDKMCGRHGNKGVISRVLPEEDMPFLPDGRPLDVVLNPLGVPSRMNIGQVLEVHLGMAAKALGWHVATPVFDGAKHSDIIDALTQAGLPSDGKIQLRDGRSGDPFDNRVTVGYMYMLKLHHLVDDKIHARSTGPYSLVTQQPLGGKAQFGGQRFGEMEVWALEAYGAAHTLQEILTVKSDDVVGRVKTYEAIVKGENIPEPGIPESFKVLIKELQSLALDITLIGKDESMVELKDDDTEIQSPTDFSLESGVAQLEKKPE
- the rplA gene encoding 50S ribosomal protein L1 codes for the protein MAKKGKRYADAVKAIDNTKQYDTAEAIQLVLQNAKAKFDETIELHVKLGVDSRHADQQVRGAMVLPHGTGKTKRVLVFAKGDKLKEAEEAGADFFGAEEYMEKIQKENWFEFDAVIATPDMMGVVGRLGRVLGPKGLMPNPKSGTVTFDVAKAINEIKAGKVEYRVDKTNIIHVPVGRASFGEEKITANFEAMMRAIVKARPSAAKGRYLRSVALTSTMGPSVRLNGAKLMEL